The proteins below come from a single Candidatus Hydrogenedens sp. genomic window:
- a CDS encoding tetratricopeptide repeat protein translates to LGLFFLITNIFLNKTSKDTNINIYFLTLILLFIFTYFASFLPFFVNARARVPILGLMFVIGGYAFSEIRNLLVKKKIISSLISIFVLVLLFFITHIDIIPYKPDMCRWHYDRADSYLRVGRVDEALQEVQALMSRPERPMTYMPFRLGHALKKLNYSELAIDLLRLALSPDPSEQPSMYREDIYYHIAALYMKLKKYDEAIKEFKNALSLNPKDPRVHNDLGVIYKEQNDLPKAENHYKYAIEIEPNFNLAIVNLAELYIQQKKYTEAIELLENSLKLQPHNIELLYNLGFVYHNSGQYEKALLYYEQVLSYDNKEPNTLNNIAMIYSEKNDWEKAKNLLMKCIHKNPFFTLAYANLGDIFYSENHTKKALYYYDKGLETNPEHIGLCIALSLLYTEMGNPEKGIWELKEVLKTHSESINLWFTLGNIYNKSNQNNEAIDIYNKILTMDTSFIPAYRKLMEIYIDKGDVNKSLEIFEKAKQNIKDPEQIESLSSLILEKQGNTDK, encoded by the coding sequence ATTAGGTTTGTTCTTTTTGATAACAAATATATTTTTAAACAAAACATCCAAAGATACAAATATAAATATTTATTTCCTGACTTTAATTTTATTGTTTATATTTACCTATTTTGCTTCTTTTCTACCTTTTTTCGTAAATGCAAGGGCTCGTGTTCCTATATTAGGATTGATGTTTGTTATAGGTGGATATGCTTTTTCGGAAATTCGGAATTTATTGGTAAAGAAAAAAATAATTTCCTCACTTATAAGTATTTTTGTTTTAGTCCTACTCTTCTTTATAACTCATATTGACATTATTCCCTATAAACCGGATATGTGTCGCTGGCATTACGACCGTGCCGATTCTTATCTTCGTGTAGGGCGAGTTGACGAAGCCTTACAGGAAGTACAAGCACTTATGTCTCGACCCGAACGCCCTATGACTTATATGCCATTCCGACTGGGACATGCACTTAAAAAATTAAATTATTCTGAATTAGCAATAGATTTATTACGACTTGCACTTAGTCCGGACCCTTCCGAACAACCTTCTATGTATAGAGAAGATATTTATTACCATATTGCGGCTTTATACATGAAATTAAAAAAATATGATGAAGCCATCAAAGAATTCAAAAACGCCCTATCCTTAAATCCCAAAGACCCAAGGGTTCATAATGACTTAGGTGTTATTTACAAGGAACAAAATGATTTGCCAAAAGCTGAAAATCATTATAAGTATGCTATTGAAATAGAACCTAACTTCAATCTCGCCATAGTTAATCTGGCAGAATTATATATCCAACAGAAGAAATACACTGAAGCCATTGAATTGTTGGAAAATAGCTTAAAATTACAACCTCACAATATAGAACTACTCTATAATTTAGGATTTGTTTATCACAATTCGGGACAATATGAAAAAGCACTTTTATATTATGAGCAAGTATTATCCTATGATAATAAAGAACCTAATACGCTCAATAATATTGCCATGATTTATTCAGAAAAAAATGACTGGGAAAAAGCCAAAAACTTATTAATGAAGTGTATACATAAAAACCCCTTTTTTACACTTGCATACGCAAATTTAGGAGATATTTTCTATTCAGAAAACCATACAAAAAAAGCCTTATATTACTATGATAAAGGTCTTGAAACAAATCCGGAACATATAGGACTTTGTATTGCTTTATCTTTGCTTTACACAGAGATGGGAAATCCAGAAAAAGGTATTTGGGAATTAAAAGAAGTTTTAAAAACACATTCGGAATCTATTAATTTATGGTTTACTCTTGGAAATATCTATAATAAAAGTAATCAAAACAATGAGGCTATTGATATTTATAATAAAATATTAACTATGGATACTTCGTTTATACCTGCATATAGGAAATTGATGGAAATTTATATAGATAAAGGGGATGTTAATAAATCATTGGAAATCTTTGAAAAGGCAAAACAAAACATCAAAGACCCTGAACAGATTGAATCCTTATCTTCCCTTATTTTGGAAAAACAAGGAAATACCGATAAATGA
- a CDS encoding glycosyltransferase family 2 protein, which translates to MKHSDEIELSIVLPCLNEERTIGQCIKKIQEILVKNHINGEIIVADNNSTDNSSLIAEQAGARVVKVTIPGYGNALRNGIKQAKGKYIIFFDSDLSYDPEDIPQLLEKLRGGYPLVLGSRKKGTIDDGSMPWLHRYVGTPIMTFLANIFFKANISDINSGMRGMSREAFDKLDLHSEGMEFASEMIAKAHWTKIKITEVPIHFHCDQRGRHPHLHSVRDGWRHLQLMFHYCSINWFLIPGFLLLGFSYLALFILPNYIDIYTSFFISLLTNIIATQILLIGVIAQGRVRGSKFRYTPSKYLLFLSKIIKVEKGMLLGLGICFLGIFVMLYALYYKTDIVNINIKNFFWGILCFIQGVQVLFSSILIGLFGIRVSEEEEFFRKS; encoded by the coding sequence ATGAAACATTCTGATGAAATAGAGTTAAGTATTGTATTACCTTGTTTGAATGAAGAACGCACTATAGGGCAATGTATAAAAAAGATACAAGAGATTTTAGTTAAAAACCATATTAACGGTGAGATTATTGTTGCAGACAACAACTCTACGGATAACTCCTCTTTAATTGCGGAACAAGCAGGAGCAAGAGTAGTAAAAGTTACCATTCCAGGATATGGGAATGCTCTTCGAAATGGTATAAAACAAGCAAAAGGAAAATATATTATCTTTTTTGATTCTGATTTATCCTATGACCCTGAAGATATTCCGCAATTATTAGAAAAATTGCGGGGTGGGTATCCCCTTGTTCTTGGGTCTCGTAAAAAAGGAACTATTGATGACGGTTCAATGCCGTGGTTACATAGATATGTAGGCACTCCTATTATGACTTTCCTTGCGAATATTTTTTTTAAAGCAAATATATCGGATATTAATTCTGGTATGCGAGGAATGTCCCGAGAAGCGTTTGATAAATTAGATTTGCACTCGGAAGGAATGGAATTTGCTTCCGAAATGATAGCGAAAGCACACTGGACTAAAATTAAAATAACCGAGGTTCCTATTCATTTTCACTGTGATCAGAGAGGTAGACACCCCCACCTACATTCAGTCCGTGATGGATGGAGACATCTACAACTTATGTTTCATTATTGCTCTATTAATTGGTTCCTTATACCCGGTTTTTTATTATTGGGATTTTCTTATCTTGCGTTGTTTATTCTGCCTAACTATATAGATATTTATACCTCTTTTTTTATCTCTCTGTTGACAAATATTATTGCAACTCAAATTTTATTAATTGGTGTGATTGCTCAAGGCAGAGTTCGTGGTTCAAAATTCAGATATACGCCTTCAAAATATCTACTTTTTTTATCCAAAATAATTAAAGTAGAAAAAGGAATGCTTTTAGGATTGGGAATATGCTTTTTAGGTATATTTGTAATGCTTTATGCCCTTTATTATAAAACAGATATAGTGAATATAAATATTAAAAATTTTTTCTGGGGTATTCTTTGCTTTATTCAAGGGGTTCAGGTTTTGTTTAGTTCTATCCTAATAGGATTATTTGGAATTCGTGTCTCTGAAGAAGAAGAATTTTTTAGAAAGTCATAG
- a CDS encoding radical SAM protein has protein sequence MIHVVFVMPPYPYSRSIGQEEGKRQIGLMPPLGVGYLTAYLEQTGKYHCHFVDAVAERLSIEETVSRVLSLKPDVIGISSFTTFLLNSSYQLARKLKEECPTIPLLMGGPHTTSFGEQVLKDCPYIDYVIPGDAEVPLLELLEKIFFGGTYKNVKGIIYKNKNDEIVDTGCSIPIDNLDVLPFPSRHIYNHELYEPLPSLSPKRPAMSMITARGCPWARCKFCYQGGKYASPFRRRSPENVVAELKDLIGKYRVKNIVFWDDNFCIYPEWIHNFCSLLKQEKVKLDWSVLSRVNTVTPEMLNEMAEVGCYSIQFGIESGNEEILKLIRKGHTLEQCRDAVQWAKSAGMETRAFFVLGFPTETPAMSEETIRFACELNIDYVVFFSYYVAPGTLLAEIAMKEGQCFEFIGQHLPSYLPNTYPDLDTLTKKVQSAYRRYYLRPQYFARTIARTIRRPHHLKNQIKAFNYWFRLTLKKWTSNKK, from the coding sequence ATGATACATGTTGTGTTTGTAATGCCACCATATCCTTATTCCCGTTCTATTGGGCAGGAAGAAGGAAAAAGGCAAATCGGGTTAATGCCACCATTGGGTGTGGGGTATCTTACTGCATATTTAGAACAAACGGGGAAATATCATTGCCATTTTGTTGATGCTGTTGCTGAAAGGTTATCTATTGAAGAAACTGTTTCCCGCGTTTTATCCCTCAAACCCGATGTTATTGGAATTTCATCTTTCACTACTTTCCTTCTCAATTCTTCATACCAACTTGCTCGAAAATTAAAAGAGGAATGCCCAACTATTCCATTATTAATGGGAGGTCCTCATACTACCTCCTTTGGAGAACAGGTATTAAAGGATTGTCCCTATATAGACTATGTTATACCTGGAGACGCAGAAGTTCCTCTTTTAGAGTTATTGGAAAAGATTTTCTTTGGGGGTACATATAAAAATGTAAAGGGAATTATTTATAAAAATAAAAATGATGAAATCGTGGATACAGGTTGCTCTATTCCAATAGATAATCTGGATGTTTTACCTTTTCCTTCTCGACATATCTATAACCATGAATTATATGAACCTTTGCCAAGTTTAAGTCCTAAACGACCCGCCATGTCAATGATTACGGCAAGGGGTTGTCCCTGGGCACGATGTAAATTTTGTTATCAAGGGGGGAAATATGCTTCTCCATTTCGTCGTCGGTCTCCCGAAAATGTTGTAGCAGAATTAAAAGACCTCATTGGAAAATATCGGGTCAAAAATATTGTGTTCTGGGATGATAATTTTTGTATCTATCCCGAATGGATACACAATTTTTGTTCCCTTCTAAAACAGGAAAAAGTAAAATTAGACTGGTCTGTTTTATCACGAGTAAATACAGTAACTCCGGAAATGTTAAATGAAATGGCAGAAGTAGGGTGTTATAGTATTCAATTTGGTATTGAATCCGGAAATGAAGAAATACTGAAACTTATTCGTAAAGGGCATACATTAGAACAATGTCGTGATGCAGTTCAATGGGCAAAATCTGCCGGAATGGAAACAAGGGCTTTCTTTGTTTTGGGGTTTCCTACGGAAACACCTGCAATGAGCGAAGAAACAATACGATTTGCATGTGAACTAAATATAGATTATGTTGTTTTTTTCTCTTATTATGTAGCCCCTGGAACATTACTTGCAGAAATCGCCATGAAAGAAGGACAATGCTTTGAATTTATAGGGCAACACCTACCTTCCTATCTCCCTAATACATACCCTGATTTAGATACTCTAACAAAAAAGGTGCAATCTGCATATCGAAGATATTACCTCAGACCTCAATATTTTGCCCGAACCATTGCAAGGACAATTCGTCGTCCTCATCATTTGAAGAACCAAATAAAGGCATTCAATTATTGGTTTAGGTTAACTCTAAAAAAGTGGACAAGCAATAAAAAGTAA
- a CDS encoding alpha/beta fold hydrolase, with protein sequence MLNKAPILLLIFFLNQQYMVGEPPFYKDKSNLLYYIGESGEICEIKSLKEWDIRKNHILQNMLLVMGSLPNRSHLPPLDMQVETTEDMGSYWRKKISFNAENNDRLPAYLLMPKNISGKRPAIVCLHQTIDIGKASPVGIGDAKNRHLAKELAERGYIVIAPDYPGFGDYKIDVYSMGYASATAKGIGNHRRCIDLLQTLEEVDKDKIAAVGHSLGGHNALFLGAFDERIKVMVTSCGFTRMKKYYGGDLTGWSHKGYMPRIKEKYQCNPDLLPFDFTEILGTLAPRPVFINAPLHDNNFEVSGVDDCVESAKKIYALYNVEEHLKVIHPDCGHDFPPEIREEAYCFLDKYLGWNTK encoded by the coding sequence ATGCTCAATAAAGCACCTATATTACTTCTTATTTTTTTCTTAAATCAACAATATATGGTGGGTGAACCTCCTTTTTATAAGGACAAATCTAATTTGCTTTATTATATAGGGGAAAGCGGAGAAATTTGTGAAATAAAAAGTTTAAAAGAATGGGATATAAGGAAAAATCATATACTGCAAAACATGCTCCTTGTTATGGGTTCCCTACCTAACCGTTCTCATTTACCGCCATTGGATATGCAAGTAGAAACTACGGAGGATATGGGTTCCTATTGGCGAAAAAAAATTTCATTTAACGCAGAAAACAACGACCGATTACCTGCTTACTTATTAATGCCTAAAAATATTAGCGGAAAAAGACCGGCTATTGTATGTTTACATCAAACCATAGATATCGGGAAAGCCAGTCCTGTTGGTATAGGCGATGCTAAAAACAGACATCTCGCTAAAGAACTGGCAGAAAGAGGATATATTGTTATTGCCCCGGATTACCCTGGGTTTGGTGATTATAAAATTGATGTATATTCCATGGGATATGCGAGTGCCACTGCAAAAGGTATTGGAAATCATCGTCGTTGTATTGACCTACTACAAACATTAGAAGAAGTAGACAAAGATAAAATTGCTGCTGTTGGACATTCTTTAGGTGGACACAATGCCCTCTTTTTAGGGGCTTTTGATGAACGGATTAAAGTAATGGTTACCAGTTGCGGTTTTACCCGTATGAAAAAGTATTACGGTGGCGATTTAACGGGATGGTCTCATAAAGGTTATATGCCGAGAATAAAAGAAAAATATCAATGTAATCCAGACCTACTCCCTTTTGATTTTACAGAAATTCTCGGGACTCTTGCTCCTCGTCCTGTGTTCATTAATGCTCCCCTTCACGACAATAATTTTGAAGTGTCCGGGGTAGATGATTGTGTCGAATCTGCAAAAAAAATTTATGCGCTTTACAATGTGGAAGAACATTTAAAAGTTATTCATCCTGACTGTGGACATGATTTTCCACCGGAAATACGAGAAGAAGCCTATTGTTTTTTAGATAAATATTTAGGTTGGAACACTAAATAA